TGACCGGCCCCCATTATCAGTCTTCGCACTGTTTCTATAGATACTATTTTATCCTTGGACTACACGAACATCAAAAAGGCACAAACGAATAACGATATGGAGAACACGAAAAATCCTCGGTAGAATTTGCTGGATTTCTTCACAAACATATAAATAATCGTCACTTGTATTTGATGTAACGAACACTATCCTTCCGCGTTTACTCTCAAAGAAAGTAGATCAGTTATTTGATTTGGCGTGATACTGGGATTTTCATCTGCACCTGACGCAGGGCAATGGGTAAATTGTGTGACATCACCGCAAAGAGGTTGTTTAGCCCAATCAACGAAGAACTTTGCTGTTTCCTTGCCGTATCTCTTGCGTTTTCACTGGTGTTGTGACACTCTCTCCCACACTGGCACTGATTTGATGGGCACTTCACTGATTTCTccttagttaaaaaaaaacgcacgTAGTATTCCAAAAATCGAATCAAGACAAGAATGCGATTAATACTGCTGAAATGTGTTTAATCACACTCTCTGAAATGCAGGTACACCTTGGAAAACGTCAGCAACATGGTGAGCCAACCAATGGTGGCAAGAGACTGGAGTCTTGGTATTTGGTAAAACGCTAGAGGAAAGGATAATGGGATAAGGGCATCAGATGAGGGAGGGAGAGACGGAGAAGAAGCAGAGACAGAGTAACGGATGAAAGAGGAATACGAAGGTTGGAGAAATACTGAGAGAATCTGGAAAGGTGGCCAAtagaaagagaggaagaaaagaaCAGAAGAAACACTTGTTCAAGCCCAGAGCAAGACTAGTAAAGTCTGTATCTGCATTCTGCAGCAGGTCAGACTAGCTAACAACTAAACATTCGTTCGGGaaaggagagggaaaaaaaaaagataaaagaagaaatgctATTGAAAACAACACCAGCTCACGGCGTAGAACAAGAAAGCTTCAAAGACGTGCTCTTTCTACGATTTCGACTTCTTTCCTGTTCTCGGGCATTTCAGGTGTACAACTGGGGCCTTGGAAAATGTCCATACTTTTGATTTGGCTTGCTGTTTGGTTTCTTTTGACCATAGACGTAAAAATCTTTCTGCTTTCCAGCCCGTTTCAGGTGAAGAATTTTGAAGTACAAAGATGCAACGAAAGAGAGTTTAAAAACCTCTCTTCCCATCTTTTATAGATgctcttttcttcatttcttcgttttcctactcctcttctttttcatccAAGATTCTCCTTTTCGTCCTGGCTTTGGCTCTTGATTTCTGTGTGTAGCCTCCGGCTCCTTTATCTCTATTGGATCCCCCCCTCGCCCCTTTGTATACATGGCTCTTGATATACACgcacacaaacaaaagaaattttcgaatcacctgaagacatctttgataaaaggaaaaaaaggggaaaaaagaaaaagaaaaggacgaTCTCGTATTATTTATTCGAATCTCAGTTTGGTTGAGATCTTGGCCATCTTACAATGGGTGCGGTAACTAATCACAGGCGGTAACAATTTCGTGAGAATCCTCTTGAAGCCCAACAGGTATTTCGttatgaattttttatttcatatccaacaaacataaaaataacCAGAATTTTGTTTGGTAACTCCAGTCCCTAAGTGTACGAAACACTAAAATAGatcttttttaaatctaaaattttGCTCTTTGAATTTCAAAGAGGCGTACGGATATCGAAGTAGTTTCAACCCACTTTATCAGCTATTGCATCACTCATTGCCGCTAAATATCGATTTGAAACACTTTATTTTCACATTGTTCTCTGACTCAATTGGCAATTATTAATTCGGTTATAAAAAAGAGACTTAAGGTGATAACCTAAATCTGAAAAGACTTTAGCTTCCAATATTGCACCATCCCAAATTGATCGACTCGGTTGATCAACTCCATTTAAGGCCTTAACATTGGGGTCTGAGGCGAACTTTCTACGTATTTAAGCTTTATGTAGCTTGTGCAACGTGGTTAGTACTACGTACGGTGACGGCaaataaatgaagaaaacaaaaggaaaaatgttTCAGCTGAATAATTTCTATGTTCTCTTTAATGAGGGCATAAAACGATTTGGAGTCTGGAGGATATATACCAAGAACCTATAGGGTTTGGGGCTAACGACGGGAACAGTAAAAATAATCATCGTGATAATAATAAGCATCACGATGGTATGCAACAGGGCCGTTTTCCTACTCGTAGCTTTTCAACTTTTATTTGGACGAGAATGATGAAATCACGATTATGCATTATTCTTTGGTCTTTGACGCCACCTTTAAGATCCTACCCTTCATCAGTCAAGACGAGAATTCTCGACCGTATCATAAAATTCGTGACTTCTTGCGACAAAACGTGAAGCAAAACTTTCTACTAAGGAATTCTAGTTTGAATCAATACGTCATTCTTATTTTATTAAGTCAAAAGGACAATTTGGGCAAAATTGATTAAAACGTTGCATTTGATACTTAAGGCAGTTAAAAACACAACCAACCCCTCGGCTTTTAAATTAGCACCAAAGCGGGgattattaaataaaaaaaaaaaaaaaaaaaaactttgacgtgaataaaaaaaaatttacataaTTATAAAATGTTAGGAATCAGTTGGATGGGTCCACGCAACACCATGTCATTATCCATACAAACTGACTAAAATACCGGACGGAACAAGTGAATCAACGCCAAAAGTTATGCATTCTTCAGTTACTGTCAAACTCATCCAAGCGATTGCGAACAGCCATCCCAAGAACTTCCAGGCTGCCGTAGTCCAATTCGTTAACTAAGCACAAGGCCGCCATCAGCAAGTTCGAAGCctgaaaaaaattgcaaataaatAGTTTATACTTCGACGAAAATTGCGTTTAAAAACATAAATTCAGTTAAATTATTGAGATAGGAAATGTATGACTAGGtgtccgcaggtgaaagtaAAATACATCTTACAAATAACCATAAATCGAGCAAGGCGTAAACATACCAATTTCTAAACCCCAAAACTCTTTCGCTATGTCCGCGTCGAAATGGTGTAAGCGTATGAAAATATTCATCGACATTTTAACGCTATTTTTTTCGGATTCAATTTGCTATATTGTATCAAATATGATGAAACTAACATACTGTTTACAGGACTTACTCTGTTTCGAACTCTTCCACTGGAACGTGTTGGACTACATCTTTCAGAGTTTTGTCCCGGCAACGGCGTCATGTTGTAGCTAGACATCGGTGGGTTCTGGGGACCATATCCTGTTGGCTGATAATTCGATGGTGAATACCTGGGTAGTGGATTTTCTTGGGCTATCCGGAAAGGTCTCTGGTCCACGAAATTGTTACGGGATTCATTTATCGAAGTGGCATTATGTAGATCCAGCTGCGACATTGATGTGGCCTGCATCGTTGGGGTAGTCGGAGCCGGCATGATAGGTGTATTCTGACTAAATAATGAAAACTCTTAGACACAAAAAGATATTTtgatgtaaacaaaataataatgatttaTATCTAGCTGTGAGGACTTTGAAGTGAATTTCGTTACCCCATGCTACAGAAACATTTAATTGCACTATTTATTCAAAACTTACTGTATAGGGCACTTTGATGGGCTATATTGTTCAGCGTGAAAATGAAGCGTATTGAGGGGTATGTGATCCGGAGCAACTGAAAACGAAGAGACTGCAGCAACGCTAGAACGCCGGGATGCAGGTGCTGATTCCGATTGCGCAGGTTTTTCCTTTGTATTATCGAATGTCAATTATCTGTCACAGAGCCATGCAATATGTACCACAGACTAGGAGTAGACGCATCTACTCTATCTCCTCCTAGTCTGTGTATGTACTAATACCTGTTGAGGTGACACCCCAGTCGCAATTACGCTAAACCTTCGTACATTGATTTCTTCATGCACAGGTTGAATTACGTGCATTTCTTCAGGTGTTGATGGTGACTCACTAGTTTCAAGCAACTCAGGTGATGGAGTTACAGGGCTACTCTTTATGGAATGGTTTGTTGGTGCAATCAAAACTTCAGAAGATCTTCTTGTAATAGGTTCTTTGCTAACTGTCATGTCTATAGTAACCAAATCATTTGTGTTCTGGGGCAAATCAttattttcataattttcatcttctttaTTGGGTAACACTAATTCACGACCTTTACGTGCAGCTTCTATGTAAATAAATGTGCAAACAGAGAAAAATCTTTGGTATTAGAGAAAAGCACTAGTTATTTAAAGAATATTTATAGGCACCTTCCATTTCTTCAGGTTTAATTGGTACATCGTCAAGTTTTTCAAGCCGAGGAAGTGCTCGTAGAACAGCAAAGCGATACCCATCTTCTTGAGAACACG
This sequence is a window from Daphnia magna isolate NIES linkage group LG7, ASM2063170v1.1, whole genome shotgun sequence. Protein-coding genes within it:
- the LOC116927628 gene encoding uncharacterized protein LOC116927628; the protein is MIKLTEEMVVARTRISDLSSVKKLNCWGADLQDVSLLRRMPNVEVLALSVNQIKSLADFQNCYQLQELYIRKNNIKDLRDVCYLRGLSSLRNLWLADNPCSQEDGYRFAVLRALPRLEKLDDVPIKPEEMEEAARKGRELVLPNKEDENYENNDLPQNTNDLVTIDMTVSKEPITRRSSEVLIAPTNHSIKSSPVTPSPELLETSESPSTPEEMHVIQPVHEEINVRRFSVIATGVSPQQEKPAQSESAPASRRSSVAAVSSFSVAPDHIPLNTLHFHAEQYSPSKCPIHQNTPIMPAPTTPTMQATSMSQLDLHNATSINESRNNFVDQRPFRIAQENPLPRYSPSNYQPTGYGPQNPPMSSYNMTPLPGQNSERCSPTRSSGRVRNRASNLLMAALCLVNELDYGSLEVLGMAVRNRLDEFDSN